The nucleotide window AGTTGGCATCGTTATTTTTTTCTTAAAACCGAACAGAACCATAATTTGACTTAACCCAATTAAATATTTACCTTATTTAACATTGTCTAAGATAACTAAGTTAAAATGCAACTAAGACTTGCTTTAGATCAAGATGATTGATAGTTTACAAACTCAACTTTATCACTTAGAACAATTGGCTAATAATCTTGTGTCTAGCCAACTCTCCCATCTTAGCTTATTAAGTTTGGGAATTATTTTTCTGGCCGGATTAGTCACCAGTTTAACCCCTTGTATGTTGTCTATGTTACCCATTACGATCGCTTATATTGGGGGTTATCAGGATAAGGGAAGATTTCAATCGATTATTCAATCCGTTTGGTTTTCTCTCGGTTTAGCGACGACTTTAGCCGGGCTGGGAATTTTTGCGGCTTCTGTGGGGCGAGTTTACGGACAGATTGGGTTAGGATTACCTATTTTGGTGAGTTTAATCGCTATTTTGATGGGATTAAATTTATTAGAAGTGATTTCTTTGCCGTTTCCTTCCCTAGGGGCTACGGATTGGATTAAGGAGGATTTTCCGGCTGGACTAAGATCTTATCTTTTGGGGTTAACCTTTGGGTTAGTGGCTTCTCCTTGTAGTACCCCCGTTTTAGCGACCTTATTGGCTTGGGTAGCCTCTTCTGAAGATTTAGTGTTAGGGGCAGGGTTATTATTGGCTTATACGGCGGGTTATGTCGTTCCTCTGATTATCGCTGGAACGTTTACGGCTTCGATTAAGCAGTTATTGGAGATGCGACGATGGTCTGGGTGGATTAATCCTGTTAGTGGGGTGTTATTGCTCTGTTTTGGCGTATTTTCTTTATTGTCTCGTCTTCCTAGTAGTCTGTTTAATTTCGATTTTTTAAGAATATAGGTAATTAGATAATAGGCAAGATTTTTTAATATAATTGTCCGCAGATAAACGCGGATGAACACGGATGGGATGAGATGGGTTTTGTAGGGTGGGCATCGCCCACCATTGGGACTAAACATTTCTCTGTAATTTACAAAAGTTAATCGAACGAACTTTATTTATGTCCAGGTACTTAGATCATTTAAAACAGTAGTATAATAAGACGGTGATTATGTTTGTTTAAATAATTCCTATTCTTTCAGCTTACAAATGACATTAACTGACTCTTCATCAGAATCTCTAAGTTATTATTTAAATCCTCGTCGTTTATTCCGTCGTCTCATTCAAGTTATTGCTGATTTACGTCTGGCTATTATTTTGTTATTAGCTATTGCTGTATTTAGTATTAGTGGGACAGTGATAGAACAGGGCGAAACGATTCCTTTTTATCAAGAAAATTATCCAGAAGACCCGGCTTTATTTGGGTTTCTCAGTTGGAAAGTGATTTTAATTTTAGGATTAAATCATGTTTATAGTACCTGGTGGTTTTTATCTTTATTAGTTCTGTTCGGCAGTAGTTTAATTGCTTGTACCTTTACTCGTCAATTTCCGGCTTTAAAAGCGGCTCAACGTTGGAACTTTTATCAAGAACCCCGTCAATTTCAAAAGTTAGCTTTAAGTGCAGAATTAGAAAGCGAATCTTACAGTGCTTTAATTACTCAATTAGAACAAAAAGGCTATAAAGTTTATCAAGAAAATAATTCTGTCTATGCCCGGAAAGGAATTATCGGTAAGATAGGCCCGATCGTTGTTCACGCAGCTATGATTATTATTTTAGCGGGAGCAATTTGGGGATCATTAAGCGGATTTTTAGCTCAAGAAATGATTCCTAGTGGGGGAACTTTTGGCATCAGAAATATTATAGAAAGAGGTCTTTTTGCCTCCTCTCCTCTCTCGAAAAATTGGCTAGTGAGAGTTAATCGGTTTTGGATTGATTATACTCCCGACGGCAATGTCGATCAGTTTTATTCGGATTTGTCTGTCATTGATAAAGAAGGTCAAGAATTAGATCATAAAATTATTCATGTAAATCAACCGTTACGGTATGATGGGGTGACATTTTATCAAACAGATTGGGGGATTGCCGGAGTTCAAGTTCAAATTAATAATAGCCCTATTTTTCAATTACCAATGGCTCAATTACCTACCAATGGAAATGGCCGAATCTGGGGAACTTGGATACCCACAAAGCCGGATTTAAGTGAAGGGGTTTCCCTATTGGCTAGAGATTTACAGGGCACAATGTTAGTCTATAATCAACAGGGACAATTAACCGGTGCTGTGCGTGAAAGTGTTCCTTTACAGGTTAACGGAGTCACCCTTAAAGTTAAACAATTAATTGGCTCTACAGGTTTACAAATTAAGTCCGATCCGGGTATTCCAATTGTTTATACTGGTTTTGGTTTATTAATGGTGGGAGTGATGATGAGTTATGTTTCTCATTCCCAAATTTGGATGTTACAAAAAAGCGATCGCCTCTATATTGGCGGAAAAACTAACCGAGCGCAAGTTGGGTTTGAGAGAGAATTATTAAAGATAATTGAAGACATTCAACCGACTCAAACTACTGAACTGGCCCCTCTAAAATGAAGCCTAAAAAAGTAGGTTCGTAGTAGGGCTTTAGCCCTATTTTACGTGATTCAGATAAATTTGTAGGTTGGGTTAAGCGATAGCGAAACCCAACAAAACCCATTTCTACTGTAAGGTCAAAGAATTAAAAATCAACACTCAATTTAAGAGCAAATCATACCATTTCTGAAAAATCAAACTACAGTCTTTGATGCGTCGGGGACGCATCCTACAATTTGAGTTAAAATTTTCGGTTCTACAAGACTTAACTTAATTGTTAACTGTTTAAGGTGGGGAGTGCCCACCCTACTTAACTACTTAACTTTAGAATAAATTTCCGCTTCTATTTTGTAGATAATTTCGTCTTCATTGGGCTGGTTTTTATTTTGAGTTAGTCGTGGAGATTTAACTTGAGAAGCGAGTTTGAGTCTAACTTGTTGTCCTGTGGTTGCTATGGCGGTGGTTGGTTTAACACAGCCGTTGATTCCTTCTGTCGTGCCAGAATTTGGGATCAATTTCCAAGTGTTCGGACAACTAACAGTAATCGGCGTTGCAGAAAGATGATCAATCATCGGAGTTGGCGCTCCCCAAGCAGAAGGATCATCCATAGAGTCGTATTGCACCCCACTCTCATCCAGTCTGGGCCCCCAACGATACAAAACCAGATTTGAACCTTGAGAGAGTAACCAAGGTTGAGTAATTGAATTGCTACTCCTCGGCAGTGTAAAGTAAACGATCGGCGCGGCTAAATCATCTTGAGTCAAAACTAATATATAAGTAGCATCACTGGGAATATTACCGTAGTTGATAATTTTAGGATTAGTGGTAGCATCGGTTCGAGGTTGAGCGCTGACTTTAGAGAAACTAATTTCTCTTTCTATTAACTCAAAGGTGCGATCGAGTTCGGAGGGAATTTGACTTTTTAGTTCGGATTT belongs to Gloeothece citriformis PCC 7424 and includes:
- a CDS encoding cytochrome c biogenesis protein CcdA; translation: MIDSLQTQLYHLEQLANNLVSSQLSHLSLLSLGIIFLAGLVTSLTPCMLSMLPITIAYIGGYQDKGRFQSIIQSVWFSLGLATTLAGLGIFAASVGRVYGQIGLGLPILVSLIAILMGLNLLEVISLPFPSLGATDWIKEDFPAGLRSYLLGLTFGLVASPCSTPVLATLLAWVASSEDLVLGAGLLLAYTAGYVVPLIIAGTFTASIKQLLEMRRWSGWINPVSGVLLLCFGVFSLLSRLPSSLFNFDFLRI
- a CDS encoding PulJ/GspJ family protein, which translates into the protein MILIPKIHVRYGFKLTFKKRPSTDGFTLAELLVASVLTLGVITTCGIVFNQILKEDIKSELKSQIPSELDRTFELIEREISFSKVSAQPRTDATTNPKIINYGNIPSDATYILVLTQDDLAAPIVYFTLPRSSNSITQPWLLSQGSNLVLYRWGPRLDESGVQYDSMDDPSAWGAPTPMIDHLSATPITVSCPNTWKLIPNSGTTEGINGCVKPTTAIATTGQQVRLKLASQVKSPRLTQNKNQPNEDEIIYKIEAEIYSKVK
- a CDS encoding cytochrome c biogenesis protein, yielding MTLTDSSSESLSYYLNPRRLFRRLIQVIADLRLAIILLLAIAVFSISGTVIEQGETIPFYQENYPEDPALFGFLSWKVILILGLNHVYSTWWFLSLLVLFGSSLIACTFTRQFPALKAAQRWNFYQEPRQFQKLALSAELESESYSALITQLEQKGYKVYQENNSVYARKGIIGKIGPIVVHAAMIIILAGAIWGSLSGFLAQEMIPSGGTFGIRNIIERGLFASSPLSKNWLVRVNRFWIDYTPDGNVDQFYSDLSVIDKEGQELDHKIIHVNQPLRYDGVTFYQTDWGIAGVQVQINNSPIFQLPMAQLPTNGNGRIWGTWIPTKPDLSEGVSLLARDLQGTMLVYNQQGQLTGAVRESVPLQVNGVTLKVKQLIGSTGLQIKSDPGIPIVYTGFGLLMVGVMMSYVSHSQIWMLQKSDRLYIGGKTNRAQVGFERELLKIIEDIQPTQTTELAPLK